The Hevea brasiliensis isolate MT/VB/25A 57/8 unplaced genomic scaffold, ASM3005281v1 Scaf218, whole genome shotgun sequence genome segment ATCGCGGACCAGAGGCAAAAGATCGAACAGTACAAGCACATTCTCGCTTCCGTCCTCTCATCAAACGAcgtcattcaggccaagaagtttATCGATCACAGTATCTTTCTCTCTCAGTCTTGTTTTGTTAttcacctaattttttttttaattacgctTTTGTTTTTAGAGCTAATAGTTCGAAAGCGTCAAAACGACTTGCAGTGTTGTCGGACGATGTGCCATTGGTGGTTTCGAGGCAGCTATTACAGACTTTTGCGCAGGAACTGGGGAGATTGGAGCCAGAGACGCAAAAGGAGATTGCCCATTATACTCTTGCTCAGATTCAGCCTCGGGTTGTTTCTTTTGAAGAACAGGTTAGTTTTAGATCATTTATTGGTTTATAGGCTTTATAAAAATATGAGCTGCTTTCTCTATGGAATGGATCTCCACATGAGACATTTTTATGCTCAAGTGATTTTCCCCAAGTTAGATTGATTTAATGTTATTGTCAATACATGTTGAACTTTTTATTGGTTTCCTTTTTATGTGATCGGTTATATGATTTTTGTAGTTGACAAAAAACTATTCTATTACGCTTTGTTTGGGGAGTAGAGGAGAAAAGAAATTTGATTTCTCCAATTTCTTTTGTTTGGACATGGGAGTAAGGAAGATAAATTACATTTCTCAAATCCTCTTAATTGAGACAAAATATTTCTCTTCAATTAAATTGGAGTGAAATGGAAGGAAATGTGGGACTTAGATGCCCTTGgtcagaagaaaagaaaagggtaTAATAGTTATTTTCTAAGGGAGAAATTTTTCTATTCTAATAATCTATTGGAACAATGTGAAGGaaattaaatttcctttttttttcttttcgctTCATTTCCCGTATTAAATTTCTCGTCATTTCCTCTGCTTAATTAAGGATCCAAAAAAATGTTTCATGTTTTCTGGGTAAGATTTGTAATTTAAGTCTTTTTATTGATAAGGAATTGTTTATTATGTGAATTGCAGGTTTTAATAATTAGAGAGAAACTCGCTGAGCTATATGAGTCTGAACAACAGTGGTCAAAAGCAGCTCAGATGCTCAGTGGCATTGATCTAGACTCTGGAATGAGGTCTGAGAGTAAGATTCTTTTATATTTTGTCATGGAAGTGGTAGATTTCTGCTTCTTtctactcctttttttttttttgtttaatgatGCATATTTGACAAAACATTTATTCTTATTATCCTCATCAGGGTCATTGATGATACATTTAGGTTGTCAAAGTGTGTCCAAATTGCTCGCTTATATCTTGAGGTATTGACTCTTTCATCCAAGATTGACTTATATGGTGAATGGATTCATTTGAAGTCCTTTTGCCCTTGTTGcctgattttttatattattttggtatataatttaatttagtagAGCATATTATTGAAGCACTATAATAATATCTTAAGCATCAACAATTGTAATAACATGCTTGTTTTTACATACCCTTTGAAAGCAAGTGATGCTGTATTTCAAACCAAAATGTAGAAATTTAGGTGGAATATAACAAACTTCATCAATATTGCCTTTTATTGGCTGTGTAGTAGAGTTATCAGCCACCAGATGGATTATTTTGCCTAGACCTAGGCATTATTCTGGGTTGAGATGTTCTATGCCTGTACTCATCAGCTTGTGCTATCCTAGCTGCTGTGAATACGTCGCCACTTACTGCATAACTAATCTAGCTTTTAATACAGAAGATATTATTGATTGTTGTAGATTGATAACCTTGTAACCAAGATCTTTTCTTTGTATTTTAGGATTTGTTTAGGGCTGGAAGTGGTTCATTTGGTTCCAATTCACCCCCTATTTTCTTTCTCGTATGTCTTAAAAACTTTTACTGTATCGACTGTTTTCTTTGCTTGTTTATTTTTACAGGATGACGATGCAGTTAATGCAGAGGCTTTCATCAATAAAGCGTCATTTCTGGTTAGCAACAGCCAGCATGAAGTATTGAACTTACAATACAAGGTTCAGCATCATTCTGTATTCTCTGAAGGTAATTTAGTATGTCGACCGAAGCTTTATTGTTTTGTTAAGGTTGCTTTCTTCTATTTTGTCGTCAGGTTTGTTATGCCAGGATTTTGGACTTGAAGAGGAAGTTTTTGGAAGCTGCACTGCGTTATTATG includes the following:
- the LOC110640033 gene encoding COP9 signalosome complex subunit 4 isoform X1, with the protein product MESAFASASAIADQRQKIEQYKHILASVLSSNDVIQAKKFIDHMLSDDVPLVVSRQLLQTFAQELGRLEPETQKEIAHYTLAQIQPRVVSFEEQVLIIREKLAELYESEQQWSKAAQMLSGIDLDSGMRVIDDTFRLSKCVQIARLYLEDDDAVNAEAFINKASFLVSNSQHEVLNLQYKVCYARILDLKRKFLEAALRYYDISQIEKRQIGDETIDEEALEQALSAAVTCTILAAAGPQRSRVLATLYKDERCSKLKIYPILQKVYLERILRKPEIDAFAEELKAHQKALLPDNFTVLDRAMIEHNLLSASKLYSNISFDELGTLLGIPPNKVQFYPNFHSCEN
- the LOC110640033 gene encoding COP9 signalosome complex subunit 4 isoform X2, with the protein product MESAFASASAIADQRQKIEQYKHILASVLSSNDVIQAKKFIDHMLSDDVPLVVSRQLLQTFAQELGRLEPETQKEIAHYTLAQIQPRVVSFEEQVLIIREKLAELYESEQQWSKAAQMLSGIDLDSGMRVIDDTFRLSKCVQIARLYLEDDDAVNAEAFINKASFLVSNSQHEVLNLQYKVCYARILDLKRKFLEAALRYYDISQIEKRQIGDETIDEEALEQALSAAVTCTILAAAGPQRSRVLATLYKDERCSKLKIYPILQKKALLPDNFTVLDRAMIEHNLLSASKLYSNISFDELGTLLGIPPNKVQFYPNFHSCEN